aaCCAAAACCAACTGTATTTGGAAAAGAGGAATTCAGATGTGTCAATGAAAACTTTTGAGCTGGACCTTTAGCTTTCTGAtgccattgccatttgccacCCCTCCCACCCaccctctctcctctcctctcctttcCTCTTACTAATATACTAATTAAGATAAGATGACGAAAAGGAGGGAACAAGTATTTGACTATTCCTGACCAAATTTGTACATCACCCGAATCACATGGTATAGGACTCAGACTAGGAGACATGTTGGACAAGTAATTCATCAGCCTGTCCTCAGTGTGTATGTGTTGTTTCTTAGAGTCTGAGTTATCTTACATTGTTCTCATGCCAAACCCAAGGAACCCATAAAAATTGCAGTTGCAAGAAAAAGGTGAAAGAAGCAAAGAGGACCATCCCCCTTGCACGTATTCCATATTAGGTCCACATATATCTAAGTGAAGCGTTTAACATTGGTCAAAAGAGCAAAGTCTTAGCCAGCCATGTCACTCGGACTCAGGCCCAGCTGATCGGGTCGTGTCACATCTCCGTCGACAGGGCAAGTGCAACTGTGCAAGTGCTTATCTGGACAGATTTTGATGAATCGTCACCATCATGGCCAATTTGACGTTCCTTTCCttttaatctaattaaaagACACCTTTTTTTATATCTTTGAATCGAAGCTTTCTAATTCATTGGTCAATTCCCAGCAAAATAAATGggttaaataaaataaaagggagaAAAAGGTGTGCTAGCTCAGCTAAGCCAAGCCGAGTCACTCGGTAGGCAAGGATATCGGAGGAAAGATGGTGAGGGAGGTTTGTTTTCGAAATCCAAATGGTCCATCCCCTGTAAGCAAAAGATTGTCTCTGTGGCCAGAGAGACAATTGGTTACTCCCAAACTAATATACTGAACTCATATAAAATAGATTACGCTCTTATAATGGACTAGAGAATATGAGTGTAATACCAATATATTAGACTCACACTAGTGTAGCAGGAGTATTATAATTATCAAACTCAAACTGTATGGTTCCTATATATAGGTATTTAGTGGCGGATCCAAAATTAGAGCAATGGGGGTCTCAATGTTAAGGATATAAGTTTTTTGATAAAAACAGAGCGCGAAGCGTGCAAAAAAATACAGTTTATTCACCGAAGCATTTCGTCGAGCACTTGGTGGGTTTGTTATTGTCAATCAAATCATGTTGCCCACATGTCAACATATATCAAAGCAATCTGATGAGTGTTATCGAAAAAATTTGTCAAGTGCTCTCGACGCAAAATGCAGAGTGCTGCCGAGATATACCTAGCAAACATTACGTCAAATACTTAGTGGGCAAAAAAGAGACCTCGAAAGAACTCCACATGTATATTTTTCAGACTTTGAGTGATCTTATGACCACCTTAGTCCCAATATACATACGACACTCTAGGTATCACACTCAAATTACTGTGAAAGGCCTAAGTTCATCATATTGCACATCAATTGATGTCTTTCGTTTGTTTGAACGTCTAATTCTCTATTGAGTATAGCTAATgtgatggaaattgaaattgcTTTAGTCATTTCGAAAGTCACTCTAAACATAGTTTGGCCAAAAGAGTTTTATAATCACTAACATGCCTCGTGCTTCAATGCGCAAGGGATCGCAGAATCAAAGGTGGCTTAGTCATACTTCCAACTTTTCTACATGATTTTATGACGCTTGGGGTGACAAAAGACATCATCAACTAAATAAATTATCAACTTCAGTTGAGAACACAAAATTAAGCTCAAATTTTAAGCACTTTTGAATCAGACTCAGCAGCATTTCTATTTCTCTATATATGAGAAAGTCATTAAATAGGGTTGTTTGATTCCATTAATTTAATTGCATTCACAACTTTTTCCATTTGCAATCCTCGACTACCCTTCACCAACACAACATCACTACAATTAACCATCTTCACAATTTCCTGCACTAAAATTTCCGAGTCAATAGCATATACGATGTTCATCTCGTCAAGCGACTTCATACTCGCAGCTGCTGCACAAAACCTCTCCCCCACGAGGCCAACTAAATCAATACGAGCACTACGACACTGCTTTAAAATCATCTCGTGTGACTCCATCTCAATTCCACCAAGTTCTAACATGTCGCCGAGTATGGCGATTCTTTTGCCTCTGCAATCAATACTCTCAAGCACGTCAATGGCAGCCTTGGTGCTCACAGGGTTTGCATTGTAAGCATCATTCACTATCTTGATTCCATTTCTAGCAATTTCAAGCTCCAACCTCATGTGAACCGGAGAAAAGGCTGACAGGCGAACTCCAATTTGAGAAAGAGATACTCCTAAAAGAGTCGCTACTGCTGCTGCCGCACATGCATTGACACCCAAATGGACGCCTGGACTAGGTATCACAAACCCTACACTGAAAACAAACGAAACCGCCATTTCAGTGAAGAGCGTGAGCGGGAGCACTTAGGCTTATCAAAACGAAAAACAGTAGCTAGCAACGAAAACAATGTTGTTTAACTCAGACAAGGAATGTGTATGAGGAAGGGGAGGGGCTTACATCTCTTGGTGATTCTGTAAGACAACTCTAACTCCAAGACCTCTGTTTGTGCTTTCTGATACAACCAACCGAACATGGCACCCCACTGTCCGTCTCCGACCAAACAGCACCTGTTTATGGCAAGAAATTAAACAACAAACTGACTTCACCTATAACCTGGTGCAAAATACTAGCAGATCCAGTATCTACTCTCGTGTGAGTTTCATTGCCTGCTTTCCAAATCACCCAATTTTGTATTGTAAAGAAACTAAAATCAGGACAAGGGAAAGATAAAAGATGTGTTTTTTGGTATATTGGTGCATtcacattttacattttatacagAAAAAATAAGAAGCGCCCAGACCAGGGAGAGCAGAAAGACCTTTTTGACACCATATGGCACGGGGAGGCTCATGACAAGTGGATCGTCAGCATTCAAAACACAGACGTCCCCGGGCTTTGCTTCCGCCAAAATTTCCCCTTTGGCAATTGCAATTTCTTCCAAACTCGAAAAGTTGCAAAAATGCGAAGCCCCCACATTTAGAATGAGCCTTACGGTCGGCCTAGCCGTCCTCGCAAGCTCTAAAATCTCCCCCTTCCCGCTCATTCCCATCTCCAAAACCACAACCCCAGCATTCCTCGGCATCCCAATCAACGACAGAGCAACCCCAATTTCATTGTTCCAATTCCCATGACTTTGATGAACCAAACCTGTTGAACTCTCCAGAGCCAAAGCTATCATGGCCTTTGTGCTAGTCTTTCCCACGGTCCCAGTCACTCCCACCACTTCACCGTGAAACCTGTTCCTTGCATAACTAGCCATCTTCTTCAACGAAACGACAGTGTTACCGTGGCATTCAACAAAGCCTCTGTCCCAATTCTCGCAGACGCGGCTGCCGATAACTCCGGCACAGCCTCTGCGGGACAACTCCGGGGTGACGAAATCGTGGGCATCGAAGTTTGGGCCGGCAATGGCGAAGAACCACTGTTTAGGTTGCAGGGTTCTGGTGTCTGTAGAAATGGTTCCAGGAGGACCCCATTTTACGATCCTCCCGTTGACAGCGGCAGCGATATCCGAGACGGTCCACAGGGCTTTTGATTCCGATTCCGGGGGATTTGGGGAACTAGGGTTTATGGAACATTTGGTGGTGATAGAGATAGAGTGCCTGCTGGGTTTTATGATTGAGGGTAGGTGCCAGGAGGAATGTGGTGTTGGTGTTGCAGACATTGCCTCCAAGACAAAAAGTGCGATCCAAGCTTAAAACTTCAACTCCTTCGTGCTTGTTTTAAAGGCTTTTCTAGCCCTTGACACTATTACTTTCTGAACTCACTCTCATTCACCGTATTTGAATTTAGGACTAACTGGCAGACCGCGGTTTAGACCATTTAAACACAGAATCTCTTTCAACAAAGTGGAGTGGAGACCGGCTCTCGTTAGATCAAATGGTCATGAACACTCGGATGGATCGGTCAGAAACATAAGAAAttgttgaaaaaataaaattccaacatattttcacatcaatGTAACTCGCAATTCACAAACTTTGGGCAATCACTAACAAGTCCGAAAACAagattttacataaataaatttttatagCAAAGACAATGCTAATATAAGATGTAAAAAGGGTCACTGCCTTGAATGCTACACTAGTAGACTGGACTTGTAATCGCCACTAAAGAAATATTGCTTTGCTTCCATGCCATCATCTGTTTCAGAATTTGCCTGTACAGATTCATGCCATTCTTCGCCCCCCACCCAATCAAATAAATGGCTTATTCCAACAAGAATAGACAAGCAACGACGGATCATCCACCTACCACTTGAACTTGTGCTTTGCCAATAAGTAAAACATTCAGGCTCGGAGCACTATGATCCTAATTAACCCCAACCAAGAGCACAAGCTATAagttttctcctcctctttgtacACTAGATGATTTTGATTCCTGAagctgctgctgctctataTCACATTACCTATGCGAACTATGAGGCATTGGATATGTCATCGGAACCATGCTCATTGGTGCACCAGGAACAACTCCTCCAGGTACCGGGGCTCTAACGCCATATGCCATGTGCGGGGGAGCAGGGAGATTCACAGGTGTGCCAACAGCTGAGACAAGGTGTCCTCCAATTGGCTGCCCTATACTCGGTGCACCGTACATGCCAACCCCTGGGGGCCCAGCAGGAGATTGTTTGGGGGACTTGCCAGAGGAACCTACTGCGGCACCATTTGCTTGACCAGTGATCGGCCCTTGAGCTGCTGAAATTTCTCCATTGTTGACACTGGTGATGTCATGAATGCTTGATCGCCTCCTGTCCTTGTTCATTGAATTCAAGCGTATAAAATACTTTTGTGCGTGGCTTGCCACTTGTGTAGGAGTTCTTGTTACCACAAAGTTCCGAGATATACTTCGCCAGTCACCTTTCCCATATTTTTCCAAGCCAAGAAGAAATAGCCTGTCAcggaacaaaaacagaaaaaaacatGTGTCATTATATTAAAAACTCACAGAAGAAAATAGTCCGAAGACATTACATGGTTGGTCTAAGATGACAGTACCTAGGACGTGTTAAAGGACTATACACACCTTAAGATAAGCAGTGAATTCAACAGCCACCAAACTTCTAAACACAGAAATGTTGGaactatatataataaatggaaCACCATAGGGACAATATGGTTTTCGGATTTGGAATCAACTTGAGATTCTCTGTGTTGGAGGCTCACAAAATTTCAGAAAGCCCTCACCAAAAAATTAGTAGGTGATCAATATTTAACCTATAATAAGAACCCAGACACAAGAAGAATACTACCAAAAT
This Pyrus communis chromosome 6, drPyrComm1.1, whole genome shotgun sequence DNA region includes the following protein-coding sequences:
- the LOC137738253 gene encoding uncharacterized protein, which produces MSATPTPHSSWHLPSIIKPSRHSISITTKCSINPSSPNPPESESKALWTVSDIAAAVNGRIVKWGPPGTISTDTRTLQPKQWFFAIAGPNFDAHDFVTPELSRRGCAGVIGSRVCENWDRGFVECHGNTVVSLKKMASYARNRFHGEVVGVTGTVGKTSTKAMIALALESSTGLVHQSHGNWNNEIGVALSLIGMPRNAGVVVLEMGMSGKGEILELARTARPTVRLILNVGASHFCNFSSLEEIAIAKGEILAEAKPGDVCVLNADDPLVMSLPVPYGVKKVLFGRRRTVGCHVRLVVSESTNRGLGVRVVLQNHQEIVGFVIPSPGVHLGVNACAAAAVATLLGVSLSQIGVRLSAFSPVHMRLELEIARNGIKIVNDAYNANPVSTKAAIDVLESIDCRGKRIAILGDMLELGGIEMESHEMILKQCRSARIDLVGLVGERFCAAAASMKSLDEMNIVYAIDSEILVQEIVKMVNCSDVVLVKGSRGLQMEKVVNAIKLMESNNPI
- the LOC137738116 gene encoding transcription factor SRM1-like, whose product is MTVEEVVSSSLWTREQDKSFENALATYPEHSSDRWEKIVADVHGKTLEEIKHHYDLLLEDLTQIEAGVVPLPCYNSSEGSTSHASDEGTNKKGGHSGNYSSESNQGSKASRADQERRKGIAWTEDEHRLFLLGLEKYGKGDWRSISRNFVVTRTPTQVASHAQKYFIRLNSMNKDRRRSSIHDITSVNNGEISAAQGPITGQANGAAVGSSGKSPKQSPAGPPGVGMYGAPSIGQPIGGHLVSAVGTPVNLPAPPHMAYGVRAPVPGGVVPGAPMSMVPMTYPMPHSSHR